A genomic segment from Lutzomyia longipalpis isolate SR_M1_2022 chromosome 3, ASM2433408v1 encodes:
- the LOC129793280 gene encoding BTB/POZ domain-containing protein Tiwaz, which produces MESSTCPKRRKCDMDRGSDRERDIKPLEPRDLSATAGRLFPAAQIKISTSPTTSPTMSNSSSPTPPSGQGPISPAVSSGGSSYMHANHKPITGIPCVAAASRYTAPVHIDVGGTIYTSSLETLTKYPDSRLAKLFNGSIPIVLDSLKQHYFIDRDGMMFRHILNFMRNSKLLIAEDFSDLDLLLEEARFFDIAPMVRQLEQMKKERLRNGTASTSSPPPPGGVRIKNPSRSGLTDVFEIVALHISPDLGERIMLSAERALLDEVFPEAQQAVLDARSSVSWNQLDGRQVIRFPLNGYCKLNSVQVLTRLLNAGFTVEASTGGGVEGQQFSEYLLVRKTTM; this is translated from the exons acggAAGTGCGATATGGATCGCGGAAGTGACCGCGAACGCGATATAAAACCCCTGGAGCCGCGAGATTTGTCAGCAACAGCAGGGAGATTATTCCCTGCTGCTCAAATAAAGATCAGTACATCACCCACAACATCACCCACCATGTCAAATTCCTCGTCACCAACACCACCGTCCGGTCAGGGTCCCATTAGCCCAGCTGTGAGTTCCGGCGGAAGTAGCTACATGCACGCCAATCATAAACCTATTACCGGGATTCCCTGCGTTGCAGCAGCTTCCAGATATACAGCCCCTGTTCACATTGACGTCGGCGGAACTATTTATACGAGTTCCCTGGAGACACTCACAAA ATATCCAGATTCGAGGCTAGCTAAGCTATTCAATGGTAGCATTCCGATCGTTCTAGACTCTTTGAAGCAACACTACTTTATCGATCGTGATGGCATGATGTTTCGACATATCCTCAACTTTATGAGGAACTCCAAGCTTCTTATAGCTGAGGACTTTAGTGATCTCGACCTACTCCTAGAAGAAGCCAGATTCTTCGATATCGCAC caaTGGTTCGACAATTGGAACAAATGAAGAAAGAACGTCTTCGCAATGGAACAGCCAGTACTTCATCTCCACCTCCACCTGGTGGTGTCCGTATAAAGAATCCCTCACGCTCCGGCTTAACAGACGTCTTCGAAATTGTAGCCCTGCACATTTCCCCTGATCTCGGTGAGAGGATTATGTTGTCCGCAGAACGAGCACTTCTGGATGAGGTTTTCCCAGAGGCCCAGCAAGCAGTCCTCGATGCCAGGAGTAGTGTATCGTGGAATCAACTAGATGGGCGTCAAGTGATCCGATTCCCCCTCAATGGGTACTGCAAACTCAACTCTGTGCAGGTCCTAACCCGACTGCTTAACGCCGGCTTCACAGTGGAGGCCAGCACTGGAGGTGGTGTTGAAGGGCAGCAGTTCTCTGAGTATCTCCTCGTCCGTAAGACGACTATGTGA